The following proteins are encoded in a genomic region of Cryptomeria japonica chromosome 11, Sugi_1.0, whole genome shotgun sequence:
- the LOC131068112 gene encoding E3 ubiquitin-protein ligase WAV3 — MGSKWRKAKNALGFHLCTTEPPTEDERDISNTNVHSGYNGGSTQYSSGPATRTASRDLHIIAHSAPLTPARSHSPMRLIRTGSRSSRRTCAICLDAMKPGHGHALFTAECSHTFHFPCIASNVKHGNRVCPVCRAKWKEVPFQGPPSEALRGGIRISPVDWPQHESWTTVLHRLPPPRPPLPQAARHVIEPNVFNDDEPLELRTSGGSRPEEEDRNEPSANIGMPVGSSEFIDSRGITDQEQSRGPEGREDDKKSVQLVTFPEFSAVPRSEACEKFTVLVHLKAPSSTAKQQHNEHNERTRNIVNPSQASDTSRDRAPIDLVTVLDVSGSMAGTKLALLKRAMGFVIHNLGPMDRLSVIAFSSTARRLFPLQRMSEGGRQLALQAVNGLVSTGGTNIAEGLKKGAKVLEDRREQNPVCSIILLSDGQDTYNVGNHRQSPFLANPRRVLDFQSLLPGSIRQPSQQGDIRIPVHTFGFGTDHDSTSMHSISETSGGTFSFIETESVIQDAFAQCIGGLLSVVIQDMQVNIASASAGVQLSGIQAGSYTSDIVENGQRGLVKIGDLYAEEERDFLVHVKFPAFMRPEDSSCSDKMKVVKVSCSYKDPVSQETIQTPLRELSIERPDSVSSEQRVVSLEVDRQRNRLCTAESIAEARALADRGDLPGAQFVLGNRRTALQESSSAQAGDQLCVSLEAELKEIQDRMANRQLYESSGRAYVLSGLSSHSWQRATTRGDSTDSVSLVYGYQTPTMVDMLMRSQTLCPVPQDVTSRPLMPSRSFPLPEARSYSATDPENPMVMPLPPAAWREPSERA, encoded by the exons ATGGGTAGTAAGTGGAGAAAAGCAAAGAATGCTTTGGGATTTCATCTGTGTACTACAGAGCCTCCCACGGAGGATGAGAGAGATATCAGTAATACAAATGTCCATTCTGGTTATAATGGGGGCTCTACACAGTATTCTTCAGGTCCAGCAACAAGGACGGCATCTAGGGATTTGCATATAATTGCACACTCTGCTCCTCTGACTCCCGCAAGGTCTCATTCGCCTATGCGTCTTATAAGGACAGGCAGCAGATCCTCCAGG AGAACATGTGcaatatgtctagatgcaatgaaacCGGGCCATGGTCATGCCTTATTTACTGCAGAGTGTTCCCACACTTTCCACTTTCCTTGCATTGCCTCCAATGTGAAGCATGGAAACCGGGTATGTCCTGTATGTCGAGCCAAGTGGAAAGAGGTTCCCTTCCAAGGGCCCCCATCAGAGGCATTGCGTGGTGGAATACGAATAAGCCCTGTAGATTGGCCACAGCATGAAAGCTGGACAACAGTTTTACATCGTTTGCCACCTCCTCGTCCTCCACTTCCTCAGGCTGCAAGGCATGTTATAGAGCCTAATGTTTTCAATGATGATGAGCCTTTAGAGCTTCGGACAAGTGGAGGTAGCAGGCCAGAGGAAGAAGATAGGAATGAGCCCAGTGCAAACATTGGCATGCCAGTAGGAAGTTCAGAGTTTATAGATTCAAGGGGAATTACAGATCAAGAACAAAGCAGAGGGCCTGAAGGAAGGGAAGATGATAAAAAGTCTGTGCAATTAGTAACATTCCCAGAATTTAGTGCAGTTCCACGATCAGAAGCATGTGAGAAGTTTACTGTGCTTGTACATCTGAAGGCTCCATCATCTACTGCAAAACAGCAGCATAATGAACATAATGAAAGAACTCGGAATATAGTAAATCCATCTCAGGCTTCTGATACATCTAGAGATCGTGCTCCAATTGATCTAGTAACTGTTCTTGATGTGAGTGGGAGCATGGCAGGCACAAAACTGGCACTTTTAAAGCGTGCTATGGGCTTTGTGATTCATAATCTTGGTCCCATGGATCGCCTTTCAGTAATTGCCTTCTCATCAACTGCTAGGCGCTTATTTCCTCTACAGCGCATGTCAGAGGGAGGTCGGCAGCTTGCCTTGCAAGCAGTGAATGGTCTGGTGTCTACAGGTGGAACCAATATTGCTGAAGGATTGAAAAAGGGAGCTAAGGTGCTTGAAGATCGGCGTGAGCAGAACCCTGTGTGTAGTATCATTCTACTTTCTGATGGGCAAGACACATACAATGTGGGAAACCACAGACAGTCCCCTTTTCTGGCAAATCCCAGAAGAGTCTTGGATTTTCAGTCCTTGTTGCCAGGGTCAATAAGGcaaccttcacaacaaggtgatATTCGGATCCCTGTGCACACATTTGGTTTTGGGACTGATCATGATTCAACATCCATGCACTCCATATCAGAGACTTCCGGAGGCACCTTCTCCTTCATTGAGACAGAAAGTGTCATTCAGGATGCTTTTGCACAGTGCATTGGTGGCTTGCTTAGTGTTGTAATTCAGGACATGCAAGTCAATATTGCAAGTGCAAGTGCAGGGGTTCAATTGAGCGGCATACAAGCAGGAAGCTACACGAGTGATATAGTAGAAAATGGTCAACGGGGACTTGTAAAGATTGGAGACTTGTATGCAGAGGAAGAAAGGGACTTTTTAGTCCATGTTAAGTTTCCAGCTTTTATGAGACCTGAAGATAGCAGCTGTTCTGATAAAATGAAAGTGGTGAAGGTCTCATGTTCCTACAAGGATCCTGTTTCCCAGGAAACTATTCAAACCCCTTTGAGGGAACTATCAATTGAACGTCCAGATTCTGTTAGCAGTGAGCAACGTGTTGTTAGTCTTGAGGTTGACAGGCAACGGAACAGATTATGCACTGCTGAAAGCATAGCAGAGGCTAGAGCACTGGCAGACAGGGGTGATTTACCAGGTGCTCAGTTTGTATTGGGGAACAGGAGAACAGCTCTTCAGGAATCTTCATCAGCTCAGGCTGGGGACCAACTTTGTGTTTCCCTTGAGGCTGAGTTGAAAGAGATCCAAGATAGAATGGCAAACAGACAATTGTATGAAAGCTCAGGCCGTGCATATGTTCTCTCTGGATTAAGCTCTCACTCTTGGCAGAGAGCTACCACAAGGGGAGATTCTACTGACAGTGTAAGTTTGGTTTATGGCTATCAAACTCCCACAATGGTGGACATGCTAATGCGCTCGCAGACCCTTTGTCCTGTGCCACAAGATGTCACCTCACGGCCCCTTATGCCATCAAGGTCATTTCCATTGCCTGAAGCAAGATCTTATTCTGCCACCGATCCTGAAAACCCTATGGTCATGCCCCTGCCTCCTGCAGCATGGAGGGAACCATCTGAAAGAGCTTGA